The Bacteroidota bacterium DNA window CCTTGATTGTTTTGTCGGATTATGGCTGTAAAGCTAGCAAGACAAAAACGGTGTATGTAAATCCCATGCCTGAAGCTTTGTTTGACCTGAATGATTCTGCAATATGTTATAATGAGCAGCATTTTTTGGTCAATAACTTATCAATTGTCAATAGAGATTCTATCAATCAGTATCACTGGTTATTAGATTCGTTGGCATTTTCCAATTCAAAAGTACCTGACTTTGTAGATTCTTTGAAAGCTGGAAACCACACATTAGAACTTATAACATTTACTACTCATGGATGTTCAGATACGACAAACGTGCAATTTGTGGTTCATCCAATGCCCAAAGCTGAATTTTCCATCAACGATTCATTTCAATGTTTCAATGAGCAAAACTTCATTATCACTAATCTGTCAACAGTAATTGGAGATAGCATTAATAAATGGTACTGGAGAGTTGATACAAGCCTTACAGCACCCTTTGACACTGTGCAGGGTAGTTTTCCTTTTATTGATGAACTTCAGGCTGCCACATGGAATTTACAACTTGTTACCAAGACATCCAACAACTGTACTGATTCCATCACTAAGCTCATTACAGTTAGCCCTTCACCTATTAGTGATTTCAGCATAGCTGATACCGCCCAATGCTTTAATGGACATATGATTTCTACCGAGAATATTTCATTTATTCAAGGTGATAGCATTATTCTAAACCAATGGATAGTTAACAATAGTGACACATTTTCAAATTATCATATAGATTCTCTTGTACTTCAGAATTCTGGAATAATCGATATCAGATTGATCACTAACACTACTCATGGCTGTTCAGATACTCTTGTAAAGCAAGCAAAACTTTTTGCTAGTCCTCTGGCTGATTTCAGCATTAATGACAGTACTCAATGCCTCGATTCCAATAGTTTTGATTTCACGAATCAATCAGTAATCAGTGATGGAGTTATGAGTTATCAGTGGATTATTGAAAATGACACTGTAGCATCAGAACATTATGATTCCATAACATTTACGAAGTGGGGCAAGTACACAATTCAGCTCATAGCAACCAGTAATCAAAACTGCACCGACACAACTAAACAAAATATCTATGTGTATCCGATGCCTTTGGCAGCATTTATTTATCTCAACAATTGCCTAGAAGATACCATGTGGTTTTTTGATAGTTCTATGGTTGATAGTGGTAACATCACTAAATGGTTTTGGGACTTTAAGAATGGTAGTACCAGCGGAAGTCAGAATCCTTTTACGATTTATTATTATACAGGTCACAAATCGGTAACGCTTTTCAGTACCAGTGATTTTGGTTGTGTAACAGATACCACTCAATTCTTTACTATCGAAAGCAAAGTTTCAGCACCATTACTTGAAAGAGCTACCGTAGTAAACAATGAACATATTTTTGTGGAGTGGAAGAAACCTGTTGAGGGTATCCCCAAGACCTATCATCTGGAGCGCTCAGATGATGGGTCTTGGTGGGATTATCTTTCAGATGAGGATCAGGGCACTTTCAACTATGAAGATTATATGGTTTACCCTGATATGCAGAGTTATTATTACAGGATTAGCGTTACTGATAGTTGTGAATTTACAGGTGAGTATTCGAATTATGGGAAGAGTATTTTGCTAAGGGTAGATACCAATGAAGCCTATCCTCGTTTGACATGGTCGTCTTATGAAGAATGGCAAGAGGGAGTTTCGAGATACGAGTTGCAGGTAAAGGGTTTAGATTTACAAAGCTCCAATAATAGTACTTACCAACCCGTAACCCGTATCCCAAAACCCGTAACTTTCAAAGACAGTCTGACTAATCTTAAAGCAGCCTCCTACTGCTACCGTGTGATAGCTTACCGAAACGGAGATAGCTTAGAGTCCGTTTCCAATGTCCTCTGCATACCAACTGAGTTTCGATTATTTATTCCAAACTCTTTCACTCCAAATGGAGATGGTGTTAATGACATTTTCCTGCCAAAAGGCATCTTTATTTCAGAGTACAATATTCAGATTTTTAATAGCTGGGGTGAAAAGGTATTTGAAAGTGATAAGCTAAGTGAAGGTTGGGATGGAAGCTTTAGAGGAAAGACCTGCCCTTTAGGTACTTATTACTATAGCATTCGCGCCAAAGGGGCAAATGGGAAGAGTAAAGAGTTGAGTGGTAGTTTGACTTTATTGAGGTGATTGAAGATATTTATTGTTAACAAACGCAAATCATTCAAGTGGCGATATAGCGATTTGGCGAAATGGCGAAATCAAATCGCCAAATCTCCATATCGCCATTTAGCCTGGCAAAGCGTTTAAAAACGTTTTATCACGTTTCTGAATGTTATTGGATGTCGTTTTCGGTAATTGACAAAACACTTTTTCGGTATGTTCCAATGTTGAATCAAAGGAGAACAAGAAGGTTACAATGATCCCTCAGGGATTCAAACCAAATTTATTTGACTAAAAAAACGAGCTGTTTCTTAATATTTGAAGCTATTGAGTAGGCTAGTAGTGCATTCGGAAAAATGTGCTTTTCCGAAAGCAAGGTACAAATTACTGGACTTTTTGTACTTTTTAAGAGATGAATAGAAATGAATAGTATCATGAGCAAGTACATTTCATACAATTGCATGTTTTGTTTTTTAGATTCCTTTTTTCCCTTGCTTTTTTAATCCTTTCAGATAGGTCGGGTTGCGGAAGTCCTCTAAATTTTTCATCAGGTGTCAAATAACCCAAAGAGTAGTGTGGTCTGATAAAATTGTATTCAATTATCAAAGATTTTAATTGTTTAATTAGTATTCCTGGGTTTTCAGCATGTTGGATATAAAGATAATCAGATTTCATTATCCTAAAAAAACGCTCAATCATAGAATTACTATATCTAATATCTTTTAAAGCTATTTTGTGCGATATTTCAGAATTATAAAACAGTTTATAATATTCAACAATTTTTCGAATATTATTCCCAATGTTTTCTGATCCTCCATCACTTACTAATGTCAAGCTTGCTTTTATCTTAATACCCAATGCTTCTTCTAACATTTCACAAACAATAGAATTACGTATCTTATCTTCACACCTCCATGCTAATATTTTACGGCTAAAATTATCGATAATTGCATATATATATTGCTTTTCTCCGTTTAGCGTTCTAAAATAACTGATATCGAAATGCCAATATTCATTTATCCTCATCGCACGTAAAGGCTTATGTTTTTTACGTTTTCCTTGCTTCCTATTTGATGAAGGTAGTATTTTAGATGCATGTTTGTAAAAAGTAGATCTTGATATAGTAAGTAGCTTTCGTTTTACTAAATCAGCATGAATAGCACATTTAGGCCAGTTCCTAAAATTTGGATCAAAAAGTGCTTTTTCAATGATTGTAAATTCTCTAATCGTTAGTTGCTGAGGAAACTTCTTAGCACAAAGGAGTATTTTACTAGAATCACATTCATATTGAATTTGGTAATACCAAACAAGGTATTTCCTTGGTTGTACCTTAAACCATTTTAATAGTGTATCACGAGTTAGAATGTTTGAATAAGCTTCTATTAGATTAACAAATTCTCTTTTATTTCTTTCTAATATTTTAATATAGTTTTTTTCACCAATGAAATCAACTGATTTAAAATGGATTCTTGCAGTAATCATAAGAAGTTTCCTGTAATGAATTGAGCTAATATTATTATCAGTGATAACTTGTTTGACCTCTTTGCTTATTTGCAATTGATCCTCGAGTTTAACAATACTTGTCTCAGGTAAGCTTCTCCAATAGTATTTAGTTTGTTTGGGAATCTTTAACTGTTCGCTTCTTGGAACAAGTTCTTTTTCTTTACCAATAGCATATGCTAACTTGTAAAGAAGTGGATACGATTTCTTCTTTTTCATAATCTTAAAAATTTATTAGTTAAAAGAATAAAGCTAAGAAGATTGTTGCTCAAAGATTGTAATCGTAAAGCTGTATATTAATTTATTGAGATAGAGTAGATGTTGTAACAGTTTCTACTGGTGAAGTACTACGGTAGTATGTACTACATGAAAACCTTAAATCCATTTGCATGTAGTTTGCAGGGCATAGTCTGAATTTACTGGTCATTTCTGATATTTCTTTGCTGATAGTTTGGTATAAGTAAATGGACTTAAGAACACCTATTTTCAAATCATGATTATTAATAATGTAGTTTATTTCTTCTACATTAAAAACCAGTTCTTTAA harbors:
- a CDS encoding transposase, whose product is MKKKKSYPLLYKLAYAIGKEKELVPRSEQLKIPKQTKYYWRSLPETSIVKLEDQLQISKEVKQVITDNNISSIHYRKLLMITARIHFKSVDFIGEKNYIKILERNKREFVNLIEAYSNILTRDTLLKWFKVQPRKYLVWYYQIQYECDSSKILLCAKKFPQQLTIREFTIIEKALFDPNFRNWPKCAIHADLVKRKLLTISRSTFYKHASKILPSSNRKQGKRKKHKPLRAMRINEYWHFDISYFRTLNGEKQYIYAIIDNFSRKILAWRCEDKIRNSIVCEMLEEALGIKIKASLTLVSDGGSENIGNNIRKIVEYYKLFYNSEISHKIALKDIRYSNSMIERFFRIMKSDYLYIQHAENPGILIKQLKSLIIEYNFIRPHYSLGYLTPDEKFRGLPQPDLSERIKKAREKRNLKNKTCNCMKCTCS
- a CDS encoding T9SS type B sorting domain-containing protein; this translates as LIVLSDYGCKASKTKTVYVNPMPEALFDLNDSAICYNEQHFLVNNLSIVNRDSINQYHWLLDSLAFSNSKVPDFVDSLKAGNHTLELITFTTHGCSDTTNVQFVVHPMPKAEFSINDSFQCFNEQNFIITNLSTVIGDSINKWYWRVDTSLTAPFDTVQGSFPFIDELQAATWNLQLVTKTSNNCTDSITKLITVSPSPISDFSIADTAQCFNGHMISTENISFIQGDSIILNQWIVNNSDTFSNYHIDSLVLQNSGIIDIRLITNTTHGCSDTLVKQAKLFASPLADFSINDSTQCLDSNSFDFTNQSVISDGVMSYQWIIENDTVASEHYDSITFTKWGKYTIQLIATSNQNCTDTTKQNIYVYPMPLAAFIYLNNCLEDTMWFFDSSMVDSGNITKWFWDFKNGSTSGSQNPFTIYYYTGHKSVTLFSTSDFGCVTDTTQFFTIESKVSAPLLERATVVNNEHIFVEWKKPVEGIPKTYHLERSDDGSWWDYLSDEDQGTFNYEDYMVYPDMQSYYYRISVTDSCEFTGEYSNYGKSILLRVDTNEAYPRLTWSSYEEWQEGVSRYELQVKGLDLQSSNNSTYQPVTRIPKPVTFKDSLTNLKAASYCYRVIAYRNGDSLESVSNVLCIPTEFRLFIPNSFTPNGDGVNDIFLPKGIFISEYNIQIFNSWGEKVFESDKLSEGWDGSFRGKTCPLGTYYYSIRAKGANGKSKELSGSLTLLR